From one Simplicispira suum genomic stretch:
- a CDS encoding DUF3025 domain-containing protein, producing MPRRTQPATFSDVDWQAPWLAPWRELGVPLADAVACGTPVHEALNAIQGAPIRFVPQAQLPPGAAYEQFIFDTGCVPTRGNLHDFFNGLVWQRFGRTKKHLNQLQAGVMAEQGVRPVRGPLRDACTLLDESGALLQAPPALWQALLARDWQALFVQHRALWGSARVTLFGHAVMEQLVHPRKGITAHVLITFDAINSEVDRDLNLAEQLEAAWLAAKPFAPLPLLGIPGWWPGNEASGFYDDAAVFRPPRPLKTAQIAAPFSDL from the coding sequence TTGCCCCGTCGAACGCAGCCTGCGACGTTCTCCGACGTCGATTGGCAAGCTCCCTGGCTGGCGCCCTGGCGCGAGCTGGGCGTGCCGCTGGCGGATGCAGTCGCCTGTGGCACACCGGTGCACGAGGCGCTGAACGCTATTCAAGGCGCGCCGATACGTTTCGTGCCCCAGGCACAGTTGCCGCCAGGCGCCGCCTACGAGCAGTTTATTTTCGACACTGGCTGCGTACCCACGCGGGGAAATCTGCACGATTTTTTCAACGGCCTGGTCTGGCAGCGTTTTGGTCGAACCAAAAAGCACTTGAACCAATTGCAGGCGGGTGTGATGGCTGAACAGGGAGTGCGCCCGGTGCGCGGGCCGCTGCGCGACGCCTGCACGCTGCTGGACGAAAGCGGCGCGTTGCTGCAGGCGCCGCCTGCTCTTTGGCAGGCGCTGCTCGCGCGCGACTGGCAGGCGCTGTTCGTGCAACACCGCGCGCTCTGGGGCAGCGCTCGGGTCACGCTGTTCGGTCATGCCGTGATGGAGCAACTGGTCCATCCTAGAAAAGGCATCACCGCGCATGTACTGATTACTTTCGATGCTATAAATTCGGAAGTAGATCGGGATTTGAATCTGGCGGAGCAACTCGAAGCCGCGTGGCTTGCCGCCAAACCCTTTGCCCCACTGCCGCTGCTGGGTATCCCAGGGTGGTGGCCCGGCAATGAGGCCTCCGGCTTTTATGATGACGCTGCGGTGTTTCGCCCGCCCCGCCCCTTGAAAACGGCGCAGATCGCCGCACCTTTCTCCGACCTTTGA
- the pyrC gene encoding dihydroorotase codes for MTAQSPSIAPQTLTITRPDDWHLHVRDGEALLTVVPHTAAQFGRAIIMPNLRPPVTTAQQALEYKQRILAAVPEGVDFQPLMTLYLTDNLPPGEIARAKEAGVVALKLYPAGATTNSDAGVTDLRKTYATLEAMQKAGMPLLVHGEVTSPDIDLFDREAVFIEQQLMPLRRDFPELKIVFEHITTREAAQYVNEAGRFTAATVTAHHLLYNRNAIFLGGIRPHYYCLPVLKREEHRLALVQAATSGSDRFFLGTDSAPHAAHLKEHATGCAGCYTAHAAMELYAEAFDAAGALDQLEGFASFHGPAFYGLPRNGGRLTLVRESWTPPASFAFGEAELKPLRAGEALAWRVQT; via the coding sequence ATGACCGCGCAAAGTCCCTCCATCGCTCCCCAAACCCTCACCATCACCCGCCCCGACGACTGGCACCTGCACGTGCGCGACGGCGAGGCGCTGCTGACTGTGGTGCCACACACGGCGGCCCAGTTTGGTCGCGCCATCATCATGCCGAACCTGCGCCCGCCGGTGACTACGGCGCAGCAGGCGCTCGAATACAAGCAGCGCATCCTGGCCGCCGTGCCCGAAGGCGTGGATTTCCAGCCACTGATGACGCTCTATCTCACCGACAACCTCCCGCCGGGTGAGATTGCCCGCGCCAAGGAAGCCGGCGTGGTGGCGTTAAAGCTCTACCCGGCCGGCGCCACCACCAACAGCGATGCCGGCGTTACCGATCTGCGCAAGACCTACGCCACGCTCGAAGCCATGCAGAAGGCGGGCATGCCGCTCCTGGTGCACGGCGAAGTGACCAGCCCGGACATTGACCTGTTCGACCGCGAGGCGGTGTTTATCGAGCAGCAGCTGATGCCTCTGCGTCGCGATTTCCCTGAGCTGAAAATCGTCTTCGAGCACATCACCACGCGCGAAGCCGCGCAGTACGTGAATGAGGCCGGGCGCTTCACGGCTGCCACCGTCACCGCGCACCACCTGCTGTACAACCGCAACGCTATTTTTCTGGGCGGCATCCGCCCGCACTATTACTGCCTGCCGGTCTTGAAGCGCGAAGAGCACCGCCTCGCGCTGGTACAGGCCGCCACCAGCGGCAGCGACCGCTTCTTCCTGGGGACCGACAGCGCGCCGCATGCCGCGCACTTGAAGGAGCACGCCACGGGTTGCGCCGGCTGCTACACCGCCCACGCGGCGATGGAGCTTTACGCTGAGGCCTTTGACGCTGCGGGCGCGCTCGACCAGCTCGAAGGCTTTGCCAGCTTCCACGGCCCGGCCTTCTATGGACTGCCGCGCAATGGCGGCAGGCTCACCCTGGTGCGAGAGAGCTGGACGCCACCCGCCAGTTTCGCCTTTGGCGAGGCCGAGCTGAAACCGCTGCGCGCGGGCGAGGCGCTGGCCTGGCGCGTGCAAACCTGA
- a CDS encoding amino acid ABC transporter ATP-binding protein, whose amino-acid sequence MIELKNVSKWYGTFQVLTDCSTTIQKGEVVVVCGPSGSGKSTLIKTINALEPFQKGEIWVDGVPVHDPKTNLPQLRSRVGMVFQHFELFPHLSVTENLTIAQVKVLGRSADEAKKRGLKMLDRVGLSDHKDKFPGQLSGGQQQRVAIARALSMDPIVMLFDEPTSALDPEMVGEVLDVMVGLANEGMTMMCVTHEMGFARKVAHRVIFMDVGGKILEDCTREEFFSNQEARQPRTKDFLNKILGH is encoded by the coding sequence ATGATTGAACTCAAGAACGTCTCCAAGTGGTACGGCACTTTCCAGGTGCTGACCGATTGCTCCACCACCATCCAGAAGGGCGAAGTGGTCGTCGTTTGTGGCCCCTCGGGCTCGGGCAAGTCCACGCTCATCAAGACCATCAACGCGCTCGAACCCTTCCAGAAGGGCGAAATCTGGGTCGATGGCGTGCCGGTGCACGACCCCAAGACCAATTTGCCCCAACTGCGCAGCCGCGTCGGCATGGTGTTCCAGCATTTCGAGCTGTTCCCGCACCTTTCGGTGACGGAAAACCTGACCATTGCGCAGGTCAAGGTGCTGGGCCGCAGCGCCGACGAAGCGAAGAAGCGGGGCCTCAAGATGCTCGACCGTGTGGGCCTGTCGGATCACAAGGACAAGTTCCCCGGCCAGCTCTCGGGTGGCCAGCAGCAGCGCGTGGCCATTGCCCGTGCGCTGTCCATGGACCCTATCGTCATGCTGTTTGACGAGCCGACCTCGGCGCTCGACCCGGAAATGGTGGGGGAGGTGCTCGACGTGATGGTGGGGCTGGCCAACGAGGGCATGACCATGATGTGCGTGACGCACGAAATGGGTTTTGCGCGCAAGGTGGCGCACCGCGTGATCTTCATGGATGTGGGGGGCAAGATTCTCGAGGACTGCACGCGCGAAGAGTTCTTCAGCAACCAAGAGGCCCGCCAGCCACGCACCAAGGATTTCCTTAACAAAATCCTGGGGCATTGA
- a CDS encoding amino acid ABC transporter permease: MKLALDFSFYNWDLLSNFVLKGLYFSVMLTVVATIGGVIFGTVLALMRLSGRKWLMAPAVIYVNGMRSIPLVMVILWFFLLMPAIIGRPIGAETSAVVTFIAFEAAYFSEIMRAGIQSIARGQVFAGMAMGMTYGQNMKLIILPQAFRNMLPVLLTQTIILFQDTSLVYAIGAYDMLKGFEIAGKNFGRPIEAYLAAAVVYFVICFALSWAVKRLHRKIAIVR; this comes from the coding sequence ATGAAGCTCGCACTCGACTTCTCGTTCTACAACTGGGATCTGCTGAGCAACTTTGTCCTCAAGGGCCTTTACTTCAGCGTGATGCTGACCGTGGTGGCGACCATCGGTGGCGTGATTTTCGGTACCGTGCTGGCGCTCATGCGGCTGTCTGGCCGCAAGTGGCTGATGGCGCCAGCGGTCATTTACGTCAACGGCATGCGCAGCATCCCGCTGGTGATGGTGATTTTGTGGTTCTTCCTGCTGATGCCCGCCATCATCGGTCGGCCGATTGGTGCGGAGACCTCGGCGGTGGTCACCTTCATCGCTTTCGAGGCCGCGTACTTCAGCGAAATCATGCGCGCCGGCATTCAGTCGATTGCACGCGGCCAGGTGTTTGCAGGCATGGCCATGGGCATGACGTATGGGCAGAACATGAAGCTCATCATCCTGCCGCAGGCGTTTCGCAACATGCTGCCAGTGCTGCTGACGCAGACCATCATCCTGTTTCAGGACACTTCGCTGGTCTACGCCATCGGCGCCTACGACATGCTCAAGGGCTTTGAGATTGCCGGCAAGAACTTCGGTCGGCCCATCGAGGCCTATCTCGCTGCGGCCGTCGTTTATTTCGTCATTTGCTTTGCGCTGTCCTGGGCCGTCAAGCGCCTGCACCGCAAGATTGCCATCGTGCGTTAA
- a CDS encoding amino acid ABC transporter substrate-binding protein: MKKHLLAAAIVALAAGSAFAQAGDTLAKIKGSGSVTLGVRESSGLSYTLGNGKYVGFHTEMGERILDDIQKQLGLAKLDIKYQPVTSQNRIPLVTNGTVDLECGSTTNNAARQKDVAFAVTTYVEEVRMAVKANSGITSIKDLKGRTVATTTGTTSVQTLRKNERAGNLDFKEVYGKDHADSFLMVETGRADAFVMDGSILAANISKAKNPADYKIVGEVLSVEPIACMMRKDDPAFKKAVDDSIKRQIADGSLAKLYDKWFMQPVPPTNTKIGLPMSEATKEAWAHPNDKPMEDYAAKK; the protein is encoded by the coding sequence ATGAAGAAACATTTGTTGGCTGCGGCCATCGTGGCCCTGGCTGCAGGCAGCGCGTTTGCGCAGGCGGGCGACACGCTGGCCAAAATCAAAGGCTCGGGCAGCGTGACCCTGGGCGTGCGCGAATCGTCGGGCCTGTCGTACACGCTGGGCAACGGCAAGTACGTCGGCTTTCACACCGAGATGGGTGAACGCATTCTGGATGACATCCAGAAGCAGCTGGGCCTGGCCAAGCTGGACATCAAGTACCAGCCTGTTACATCGCAAAACCGGATTCCGCTGGTGACCAACGGCACGGTGGACCTTGAATGTGGTTCCACCACCAACAATGCCGCGCGCCAAAAAGACGTGGCCTTCGCCGTGACCACCTATGTGGAAGAAGTGCGCATGGCGGTCAAGGCCAACTCGGGCATTACCTCCATCAAGGACCTGAAGGGCCGCACCGTAGCCACCACCACTGGCACCACCTCGGTGCAGACCCTGCGCAAGAACGAGCGCGCAGGCAACCTGGACTTCAAGGAGGTCTATGGCAAGGACCACGCCGACAGCTTCCTGATGGTGGAAACCGGCCGCGCCGATGCGTTTGTGATGGACGGCTCCATCCTGGCGGCCAACATCTCCAAGGCCAAGAACCCCGCCGACTACAAAATCGTAGGCGAAGTGCTGTCGGTGGAACCCATCGCCTGCATGATGCGCAAGGACGACCCGGCGTTCAAGAAGGCCGTGGACGACTCCATCAAGCGCCAGATTGCTGATGGTTCGCTGGCCAAGCTGTACGACAAGTGGTTCATGCAGCCCGTGCCTCCCACCAACACCAAGATCGGCCTGCCGATGTCTGAAGCCACCAAGGAAGCTTGGGCTCACCCGAACGACAAGCCCATGGAAGACTACGCCGCCAAGAAGTAA
- a CDS encoding amino acid ABC transporter substrate-binding protein, whose protein sequence is MAWFVVSTAASASCLAAPGVLERVMAGGKLVIAHRESSVPFSYIDEKMGQPIGYAMDLCLHLAETVRRQTGKKDMGVTFLQVTPANRVNVIAEGKADMECGSTTNNAERRQKVAFTIPHFITGARLLVRADSSATRIEDLAGKTLVSTKGTTPLRAVVQANRERLMGLNIVEAPDHARAVEMVEKGEADAFVMDDVLLYGLAAGRPDPKALKVVGRFVTTEPLAIMLPPGDTAFKKLVDDEMRRLITTREIYAIYDKWFMQAIPPQNRSLNLPVNYLLRDFWKYPTDKVPF, encoded by the coding sequence ATGGCCTGGTTCGTGGTGAGCACTGCAGCAAGCGCTTCGTGTCTGGCAGCACCTGGTGTGCTGGAGCGCGTCATGGCGGGAGGGAAGCTGGTGATCGCGCACCGCGAGTCGTCGGTGCCGTTCTCGTACATTGATGAGAAGATGGGCCAGCCCATTGGCTATGCGATGGATTTGTGCCTGCATCTGGCGGAGACCGTGCGCCGCCAGACGGGCAAAAAGGACATGGGCGTGACATTTCTACAGGTCACCCCGGCCAACCGCGTCAACGTCATTGCCGAGGGCAAGGCGGACATGGAGTGTGGTTCGACCACCAACAATGCCGAACGGCGCCAAAAGGTCGCCTTCACCATTCCCCACTTCATCACGGGCGCACGTCTGCTGGTGCGGGCCGATAGCTCGGCTACCCGCATCGAAGATCTCGCCGGTAAAACGCTGGTTTCCACCAAGGGGACGACCCCACTGCGCGCCGTGGTGCAGGCCAACCGCGAGCGGCTGATGGGACTGAACATTGTCGAGGCGCCCGACCATGCCCGGGCCGTGGAAATGGTGGAGAAGGGCGAAGCCGATGCCTTTGTCATGGACGACGTGCTGCTCTACGGCCTGGCTGCGGGTCGGCCCGACCCCAAGGCGCTCAAGGTGGTGGGCCGCTTTGTTACCACCGAGCCGCTGGCCATCATGCTGCCGCCGGGCGATACAGCATTCAAGAAGCTGGTGGACGATGAAATGCGGCGCCTCATCACCACCCGCGAAATCTACGCCATTTACGACAAATGGTTCATGCAAGCCATTCCACCGCAGAACCGCTCGCTCAACTTGCCGGTGAATTATTTGCTGCGTGATTTCTGGAAATACCCGACCGACAAGGTTCCGTTCTGA
- a CDS encoding LysR substrate-binding domain-containing protein, with the protein METKWLEDFVSLAETRSFSRSAQLRHVTQPAFSRRIQALEAWAGTDLVDRSSYPTRLTPAGRTLYEQSIEMLQALHSTRAVLRAHGTSSQDMIEFAVPHTLAFTFFPEWVSRMRERFGPFKSRLIALNVHDAVMRLVEGSCDLLVTYHHASQPFQLDTNRYEMLSLGQEVLAPYVRPGADGRPLYCLPGSTASPLPYLAYAPGAYLGRLTELLLKESPVPLHLDRMYETDMAEGLKAMALEGHGIAFLPLSAVKKDLRARRLVSAAPPELPGLKMTMDVRICRERPSAREGGRSKRDALWDFLCEQKGAVALS; encoded by the coding sequence ATGGAAACCAAATGGCTCGAAGATTTCGTGAGTCTGGCCGAGACGCGCAGTTTCAGCCGCTCGGCCCAGCTGCGCCATGTCACGCAGCCTGCGTTCTCGCGCCGTATCCAGGCGCTTGAGGCCTGGGCGGGCACGGATCTGGTGGATCGCAGCTCGTACCCGACGCGCCTGACGCCTGCCGGCCGCACGCTGTATGAGCAGTCCATCGAAATGCTGCAGGCGCTGCACAGCACCCGCGCCGTGCTGCGCGCGCACGGCACTTCCAGTCAGGACATGATCGAGTTCGCGGTGCCGCATACGCTGGCCTTCACCTTTTTCCCCGAATGGGTCTCGCGCATGCGCGAGCGTTTCGGGCCGTTCAAGAGCCGTTTGATTGCGCTGAACGTGCACGACGCGGTGATGCGGCTGGTGGAGGGCAGTTGCGATTTGCTGGTCACATACCACCATGCTTCCCAGCCTTTTCAGCTCGACACCAACCGCTACGAAATGCTGAGCCTCGGCCAGGAAGTGCTTGCGCCCTATGTGCGGCCGGGAGCCGATGGACGCCCTTTGTACTGTCTGCCCGGCAGCACGGCGAGTCCGCTTCCCTATCTGGCCTATGCACCGGGCGCCTATCTGGGGCGGCTCACCGAGTTGCTTCTGAAGGAATCGCCCGTGCCTCTGCACCTCGATCGGATGTACGAAACCGATATGGCCGAAGGTCTCAAGGCCATGGCCCTCGAAGGCCACGGCATCGCCTTCCTTCCGCTCAGCGCTGTAAAGAAGGACTTGCGCGCACGTCGACTCGTCAGCGCAGCGCCACCCGAGTTGCCGGGGCTGAAAATGACCATGGACGTGCGCATTTGCCGCGAACGCCCCAGCGCCCGCGAGGGTGGACGCAGCAAGCGCGACGCACTGTGGGATTTCCTGTGCGAGCAAAAGGGTGCGGTCGCCCTTTCATGA
- a CDS encoding TRAP transporter small permease, translating into MSSPEPPPPSPDGDTLRSLALEDWLTVLAMAGLALITFANVLVRYFTDASFAWTEEFSVFLMIVLALVGGSAAVARDRHIRIEFFSSSGSAVRRRRLAQLGALMVAVLFTLMAALSVRLVWDDYRYGETSPGIGVPQWWYSIWFPLLTALIALRAFGLLLRISRRPPAP; encoded by the coding sequence ATGTCTTCACCCGAACCACCTCCGCCATCGCCCGATGGCGACACCCTACGCTCGCTTGCCCTGGAAGACTGGCTCACCGTGCTGGCCATGGCGGGTCTCGCCCTCATCACCTTTGCCAACGTGCTGGTGCGCTATTTCACCGACGCCTCCTTTGCCTGGACCGAGGAGTTCTCGGTGTTTCTGATGATTGTGCTGGCCCTGGTGGGCGGCTCGGCCGCTGTAGCGCGCGATCGGCATATCCGGATTGAGTTCTTTTCCAGCAGCGGCAGCGCAGTGCGCCGGCGGCGTCTGGCGCAGCTGGGCGCCCTGATGGTCGCGGTGCTGTTCACGTTGATGGCGGCGCTGAGCGTGCGCCTGGTGTGGGACGACTACCGCTATGGCGAGACCTCGCCGGGGATTGGTGTGCCGCAGTGGTGGTACTCGATATGGTTCCCCCTCCTCACCGCGCTGATCGCCCTGCGCGCGTTTGGCTTGTTGCTGCGCATCTCCCGCCGCCCACCCGCGCCATGA
- a CDS encoding TRAP transporter large permease, whose translation MIASLLFAAFAVFLLAGVPVGAALGLAGAAAIALANQQTQWFGLLAVPQNFYAGLGKYPLLAIPMFVLVGSIFDRSGVAARLVNLAVAMVGRGPGMLPLVAIGVAMFLGGISGSGPATAAAIGGVMLLAMQRAGYPPAFSASVVAAAASTDILIPPSVAFIVYSVLVPGASVPALFAAGLVPGMLAGLALAIPTVWLARRHRMGQLEADLPRPPFWRSLREASWGLAAPVLILGGMRAGWFTPTEAAVVAVFYGLFVGMVIYRTIRVRDLFVILRESGELSAVILLVVSLAAIFAFSLSTLGVIDPITNAIVHSGLGEGAVLAMIILMLIVLGMFLDGISIFLIFVPLMMPILRHYQWDPVWFGVILTLNVAIGQFTPPMAVNLMVSSRIAGVRMEDTTRWVLWLVGAMCVAMLCVIVWPQLALWLPHTLGY comes from the coding sequence ATGATTGCAAGCCTGCTGTTTGCCGCCTTCGCGGTGTTTTTGCTGGCGGGCGTGCCTGTAGGTGCGGCGTTGGGTCTGGCCGGGGCCGCCGCGATTGCGCTGGCCAACCAGCAAACGCAGTGGTTCGGACTGCTGGCGGTGCCGCAGAATTTCTACGCCGGCCTGGGCAAGTACCCGCTGCTGGCCATTCCGATGTTTGTGCTGGTCGGCTCGATATTCGACCGTTCTGGCGTGGCGGCGCGCCTCGTGAACCTGGCTGTGGCCATGGTCGGGCGCGGGCCCGGCATGCTGCCCTTGGTGGCGATTGGCGTGGCCATGTTCCTGGGCGGCATTTCGGGTTCAGGCCCGGCCACCGCTGCGGCCATTGGCGGCGTCATGCTGCTCGCGATGCAGCGCGCCGGATACCCGCCTGCCTTTTCGGCCAGCGTGGTGGCGGCCGCCGCCTCGACCGACATCCTGATCCCGCCTTCGGTCGCCTTCATCGTCTATTCGGTGTTGGTGCCCGGTGCTTCGGTGCCGGCACTGTTCGCCGCAGGCCTGGTGCCGGGCATGCTGGCCGGGTTGGCGCTGGCCATTCCCACGGTATGGCTGGCGCGGCGCCACCGCATGGGGCAGCTCGAAGCCGATTTGCCGCGCCCACCGTTTTGGCGCAGCCTGCGCGAAGCGAGCTGGGGGCTGGCAGCACCGGTGCTGATTCTGGGCGGCATGCGCGCGGGCTGGTTCACGCCGACCGAAGCGGCCGTGGTGGCGGTGTTCTATGGCTTGTTTGTCGGCATGGTCATTTACCGGACCATTCGGGTGCGCGACCTGTTCGTCATCCTGCGCGAATCGGGCGAGCTGTCGGCGGTGATTTTGCTGGTCGTGTCGCTCGCCGCCATTTTTGCCTTCTCGCTCTCGACGCTGGGCGTGATCGACCCGATCACCAACGCCATCGTGCACTCCGGGCTGGGCGAAGGTGCGGTGCTGGCGATGATCATTCTGATGCTGATCGTGCTGGGCATGTTCCTCGACGGCATCTCCATCTTCCTCATCTTCGTGCCGCTGATGATGCCGATCCTGCGCCACTACCAGTGGGACCCGGTGTGGTTTGGCGTGATCCTCACCCTCAACGTCGCCATCGGCCAGTTCACTCCGCCGATGGCGGTGAACCTGATGGTCTCGAGCCGCATTGCCGGCGTGCGCATGGAAGACACCACGCGCTGGGTGCTGTGGCTGGTGGGCGCCATGTGCGTTGCCATGCTGTGCGTCATCGTCTGGCCGCAACTGGCCCTCTGGCTGCCCCACACCCTGGGTTACTGA
- a CDS encoding DctP family TRAP transporter solute-binding subunit codes for MKLRTFLTSAVAAAAALAFSAPAALAQSNYKSEYRMSLVLGTAFPWGKGGEIWANKVRERTNGRINIKLYPGVSLIQGDQTREFSALRQGVIDMAIGSTINWSPQVKQLNLFSLPFLMPDYAAIDALTQGEVGKSLFATLDKAGVVPLAWGENGYREISNSKHPIKTPADLKGMKIRVVGSPLFLDTFTALGANPTQMSWADAQPAMASGAVDGQENPLAIFTAAKLHSVAQKYLTLWGYIADPLIFVVNKEVWNSWTPADREIVRQAAIDAGKEEIALARKGVIEADKPLLKQIEGLGVTVTQLTPAERDAFVQATRPVYNKWKGQVGADLVNMAEKAIAARKQ; via the coding sequence ATGAAACTGCGTACCTTCCTCACCTCGGCCGTGGCCGCCGCCGCTGCGCTGGCCTTCAGCGCGCCCGCCGCGCTGGCGCAGAGCAACTACAAGAGCGAGTACCGCATGTCGCTGGTGCTGGGCACGGCCTTCCCCTGGGGCAAGGGCGGCGAGATCTGGGCCAACAAGGTGCGCGAGCGCACCAACGGTCGCATCAACATCAAGCTCTACCCCGGCGTGTCCTTGATCCAGGGCGACCAGACGCGCGAGTTTTCCGCGCTGCGCCAGGGCGTGATCGACATGGCCATTGGCTCGACCATCAACTGGTCGCCACAGGTCAAGCAGCTCAACCTGTTCTCGCTGCCCTTCCTGATGCCCGACTACGCCGCCATCGACGCACTGACGCAGGGCGAAGTCGGCAAGAGCCTGTTTGCCACGCTGGACAAAGCCGGCGTGGTGCCGCTGGCCTGGGGCGAGAACGGCTACCGCGAAATATCCAACTCCAAGCACCCGATCAAGACGCCGGCGGACCTGAAGGGCATGAAGATTCGCGTTGTCGGCTCGCCCTTGTTCCTCGACACCTTCACCGCGCTGGGCGCCAACCCGACGCAGATGAGCTGGGCCGACGCCCAGCCAGCCATGGCCAGCGGCGCCGTCGATGGGCAAGAGAACCCGCTCGCCATCTTCACCGCCGCCAAGCTGCACAGCGTGGCGCAGAAGTACCTGACGCTGTGGGGCTACATTGCCGACCCGCTGATCTTCGTCGTCAACAAGGAAGTCTGGAACAGCTGGACGCCTGCCGACCGCGAAATCGTTCGCCAGGCCGCCATTGACGCCGGCAAGGAAGAAATCGCCCTGGCCCGCAAGGGCGTGATTGAAGCCGACAAGCCCCTGCTCAAGCAGATCGAAGGCCTGGGCGTGACCGTCACGCAACTCACCCCCGCCGAGCGCGACGCGTTTGTGCAGGCCACGCGCCCGGTCTACAACAAGTGGAAGGGCCAGGTAGGAGCTGACTTGGTGAACATGGCCGAGAAAGCGATTGCGGCGCGCAAGCAGTAA